AACAGCCATTCGCAATAATCGCAAAAATCTTAGTATTTCATGATAAAAATATTTCGCGCAAAAAGTTTATTGCCGTTCATTATTGTATCAAATGCCTCGTGATAATCCGGGAATTGATTCTTGATTATTTTTTCCAGCACCCTCAAATCTTCGCTGAAATGACACGCGTTATATTGATCTCTCACAGAAACTGGCATAGTAAATTTTTTCGACGCGATTATATAACCGTTCTCGATCATGTTTATTATTCGTTCTGGGTCGATTTTGTAATTTGTTATCTCGCTTTCAGGTTTA
The Synergistaceae bacterium DNA segment above includes these coding regions:
- a CDS encoding DUF4422 domain-containing protein; translated protein: MNLLPSDRQTDNLCNGQPCGNISEKNPYYSELTVIYWAWKNIKTLYPEIKYVGLMHYRRLLAFDEKKFFTEGINKPESEITNYKIDPERIINMIENGYIIASKKFTMPVSVRDQYNACHFSEDLRVLEKIIKNQFPDYHEAFDTIMNGNKLFARNIFIMKY